One genomic window of Kosmotoga olearia TBF 19.5.1 includes the following:
- a CDS encoding BtpA/SgcQ family protein, protein MATVKEIFGKEKVIIGMVHFPPLPGSPLYDDKKGVEFIVERIKSDLKSLQNGGIDAVMFCNENDRPYKLKVDSATVATMSRAIGEVMDEIRVPFGVDVLWDPFAAIAIAKAVGAKFIREIITGTYVSDMGLWKTEVGEFYRYRKLLDANDIAVFFNISAEFAYNLDRRPLEEIAKSVAFSSLADVILVSGPMTGESPSLDHIKKVKDKVGEKPVFANTGVTKENVREILNIADGAIIGTSLKKDGITRRFWNGSYFNSHR, encoded by the coding sequence ATGGCTACTGTAAAGGAAATCTTTGGAAAAGAAAAAGTAATAATTGGTATGGTGCATTTTCCACCGCTTCCTGGTTCTCCGTTGTATGACGACAAAAAAGGGGTGGAATTCATCGTTGAAAGAATAAAAAGCGATCTTAAATCCCTTCAAAATGGCGGAATAGATGCGGTTATGTTTTGTAACGAGAACGACAGGCCATACAAACTGAAGGTGGATTCTGCCACAGTGGCTACCATGAGCAGAGCAATTGGAGAGGTTATGGATGAAATAAGGGTTCCTTTTGGCGTAGATGTTTTATGGGATCCGTTTGCCGCGATAGCCATAGCTAAAGCTGTTGGAGCTAAATTCATCAGGGAAATTATAACTGGAACTTACGTTTCAGATATGGGGCTCTGGAAAACGGAAGTTGGAGAATTTTACAGATATAGAAAATTACTCGATGCTAATGATATAGCGGTGTTTTTTAATATATCTGCTGAGTTTGCCTACAACCTTGACAGAAGACCTTTAGAAGAAATAGCAAAAAGTGTTGCTTTCTCCTCACTTGCTGATGTAATACTCGTCTCTGGCCCGATGACAGGTGAATCGCCTTCTCTGGATCACATAAAGAAGGTCAAAGACAAAGTAGGTGAAAAACCCGTCTTTGCCAATACTGGTGTAACCAAAGAAAACGTAAGAGAGATACTCAACATAGCTGATGGCGCCATAATTGGTACAAGCTTGAAAAAAGATGGAATCACAAGGCGTTTCTGGAATGGTTCCTACTTTAATTCTCATAGATGA
- a CDS encoding FGGY-family carbohydrate kinase has product MVPTLILIDENGKPLYNSIQQNDSRAIEEIEYFKKMIDKEVYFSVTGNTVNQQVIFPKFLWLRKHVPDKVKHTRWIMGSYNFINFKLTGIPNLEKNWALESGLWKIEDGWYKDILDASEIPESILPEVYEPWDIVGGTTRELEEETGIPEGIPVTAGSADHIASALAVGMSRNGDLLLKFGGAGDILFVTEQLKLSKKLFIDYHDIPNCYVLNGCMASSGSIVKWFKNEFAPNVNFDELTEMARTAGVGSGGIVMLPYFIGEKTPIFDAKARGTMVGLSLFHNKGHMFRSILEAVAFGFRHHVEVIEEMGFAIERVFMSNGGAKNELWRQIVADVVGYDAVYITNHPGSSLGAAFIAGKATGMFEDWDEINKFLKTKEKISYDQDNHEVYSKYYEIYRDTYTSLKSVFEKLYEVYHEKSES; this is encoded by the coding sequence ATGGTTCCTACTTTAATTCTCATAGATGAAAATGGGAAACCTCTATATAACTCAATCCAGCAAAATGACAGTAGAGCGATAGAAGAAATAGAATACTTCAAAAAGATGATAGACAAAGAAGTATACTTTTCCGTCACCGGAAATACAGTAAATCAGCAGGTAATATTCCCAAAGTTTTTATGGTTGAGAAAACATGTACCTGATAAAGTCAAACACACAAGGTGGATAATGGGTTCATATAACTTCATAAATTTCAAACTTACAGGCATTCCCAACCTTGAAAAGAATTGGGCCCTGGAAAGTGGACTCTGGAAGATTGAAGATGGATGGTATAAGGATATATTAGACGCTTCCGAAATTCCTGAAAGTATCCTTCCAGAAGTGTATGAACCCTGGGATATAGTGGGTGGAACTACCAGAGAATTAGAAGAAGAAACAGGGATTCCCGAAGGCATTCCTGTAACAGCAGGATCTGCAGATCATATAGCCTCCGCTCTTGCAGTTGGCATGAGCAGGAATGGTGACCTCCTCTTAAAATTCGGTGGAGCCGGAGATATATTGTTTGTCACGGAACAATTAAAACTGAGCAAGAAGCTTTTCATTGACTACCACGATATCCCCAACTGCTATGTTCTCAACGGCTGTATGGCATCAAGTGGAAGTATAGTGAAATGGTTTAAAAATGAGTTTGCCCCCAATGTGAACTTTGATGAACTCACCGAAATGGCGAGAACCGCCGGAGTTGGAAGCGGTGGTATTGTCATGTTGCCATATTTCATTGGTGAGAAAACACCTATATTTGATGCAAAAGCCAGAGGAACCATGGTAGGTCTTTCCCTTTTCCACAACAAGGGCCACATGTTTAGATCAATACTTGAGGCGGTTGCATTTGGATTTAGGCATCACGTGGAGGTCATTGAAGAAATGGGTTTTGCCATCGAAAGAGTCTTTATGTCAAATGGAGGGGCTAAAAATGAGCTCTGGAGGCAGATAGTCGCAGATGTAGTGGGTTACGATGCCGTTTATATCACCAACCACCCGGGGTCATCGCTGGGAGCCGCTTTTATAGCTGGAAAAGCAACTGGGATGTTCGAAGATTGGGACGAGATAAACAAATTTCTAAAAACAAAAGAAAAGATATCATACGACCAAGATAATCACGAGGTTTATTCGAAATATTACGAGATATACAGAGATACATATACAAGTTTGAAGAGTGTTTTTGAAAAACTTTATGAAGTGTACCACGAAAAATCCGAATCTTAA
- a CDS encoding SDR family NAD(P)-dependent oxidoreductase gives MSNCKRFEGMTVFITGAGKGIGKAISKAFAKEGAKLALADINKEVLNETLGEIKQYSPDSRAYVLDVTNETLVKNVVEIVLEDFGTIDILINNAGVSTMNWFWELTEEEWDYNMNVNAKGVWLVSKHVAPHMIKKRKGKIVNTASMASKIGAPLLAHYSASKFAVIGFTQAISKELAPYNINVNAVCPGFVKTSMQDREIVWEAKLRGIDEPEKVREEYIKQTPLGRLCYPEDVAKVVLFLASEDADFLTGQAINVTGGACTH, from the coding sequence ATGAGCAACTGCAAAAGATTTGAGGGAATGACTGTTTTTATAACAGGAGCAGGTAAAGGAATAGGAAAGGCAATTTCAAAAGCATTTGCAAAAGAAGGTGCAAAACTTGCCCTGGCGGATATAAATAAAGAGGTCTTGAACGAAACATTAGGCGAAATAAAGCAATATTCTCCAGACTCAAGGGCATATGTTCTGGATGTCACCAATGAAACATTGGTCAAGAACGTTGTCGAAATAGTTCTGGAGGATTTCGGTACAATCGATATTCTCATCAACAATGCCGGTGTTTCTACTATGAACTGGTTCTGGGAACTTACTGAAGAAGAATGGGATTATAACATGAATGTGAATGCAAAAGGGGTATGGCTCGTTTCAAAACATGTTGCTCCACATATGATAAAGAAAAGAAAGGGCAAGATAGTAAATACCGCTTCTATGGCTTCGAAAATTGGAGCTCCTCTTCTCGCGCATTATTCTGCTTCCAAGTTCGCAGTTATTGGGTTCACACAGGCAATATCAAAAGAACTCGCACCTTACAACATAAATGTAAATGCTGTTTGCCCCGGATTTGTAAAGACAAGCATGCAAGATCGAGAAATCGTCTGGGAAGCAAAACTCAGGGGAATCGATGAACCAGAGAAGGTAAGGGAAGAGTACATAAAGCAAACCCCTCTTGGAAGACTATGTTATCCAGAAGATGTGGCAAAAGTCGTTCTCTTCCTGGCATCGGAAGACGCAGACTTTCTCACCGGCCAGGCAATAAATGTTACTGGGGGAGCATGTACACATTGA
- a CDS encoding carbohydrate ABC transporter permease: MTRSEKRWNIIAHAVLIVFSILILFPIIWTIRTSFASDVIAYEIPPKLIFKPTIKNYMDIFVENNFLLYFRNSFIVSIVSTLISIPIASLAAYAFARYNVGGSKFRMLIIQTQMLPPVVLIIPLFVIFMKLGLTNTLTGLIISYLAFNLPFLIWTLIGFFESIPRSIEEAALIDGANRFVAFVRVVFPIAAPGIMAAAVFSFILCWNEFLFSLVLSGPGTATIPVRLAALQTSRGVLIGKLSAGVVIAILPIVILSQFIQKYLVRGLSFGAIK, from the coding sequence ATGACAAGATCTGAAAAACGTTGGAACATAATAGCTCATGCCGTTTTGATAGTATTTTCAATATTAATCCTTTTTCCAATCATCTGGACGATTAGAACGAGTTTCGCCAGTGATGTAATCGCTTATGAAATCCCTCCAAAACTTATTTTCAAGCCTACTATCAAGAATTATATGGATATTTTTGTGGAAAATAACTTTTTGTTATACTTCAGAAACAGCTTTATTGTCTCCATAGTTTCTACTTTAATTTCCATACCTATAGCTTCATTGGCCGCATATGCTTTCGCAAGATACAATGTAGGAGGGAGTAAATTTAGAATGCTTATAATTCAAACTCAGATGTTGCCGCCTGTTGTATTAATCATTCCTCTTTTTGTTATCTTTATGAAATTAGGTTTGACAAACACACTGACGGGATTGATAATCTCTTACCTTGCCTTTAATTTACCATTTCTTATCTGGACATTAATAGGATTCTTCGAATCAATTCCTCGGTCAATAGAAGAAGCAGCGTTGATAGATGGAGCAAATAGATTTGTTGCTTTTGTCAGAGTGGTCTTTCCCATAGCCGCCCCTGGAATAATGGCAGCCGCAGTTTTCAGTTTTATATTGTGCTGGAACGAGTTTCTCTTCTCACTTGTTTTGTCTGGACCAGGTACCGCAACTATCCCCGTCAGGTTGGCTGCACTTCAAACTTCTAGAGGAGTGTTGATTGGAAAACTTTCAGCTGGAGTTGTAATTGCGATATTACCAATAGTCATATTAAGTCAGTTTATTCAAAAATACCTTGTAAGAGGATTAAGCTTTGGGGCCATAAAGTAA
- a CDS encoding extracellular solute-binding protein, whose amino-acid sequence MRKFWFALLLLVISTSLMATTLNVLMEDVPETHIIKKLLPEFEASTGIKVNFEIVQYGDMHAKLVPQLLSPNCQYDLLQVDNYWAGEFSAAGWLEPLEKYVERDGFDISVYLPSMLNMVGYYNGTLYMIPMYNYAMGLIYRKDVLEDPEIQNMYRRKYGKEIAIPRSLDEYVELCKFIQENTNLYGSAMQAQRGDPIVMEWSNYLFSSGGDYYDEKWHSIINNEKGIKATQLYIDLLKHGAPKGALSFNLDDAYRIMSQGKAFSMISYNWMVAQLNDPEKSRIAGKVALEPMPGGVGLNGGWGWAIPRNAPDKEASWKFIKWVESFKVAKQRALLGGAPTRFDIFTDEDVVKAFPYYPKIMWLVMTAKPVPEFQYSSQMIEITGRELSLAATGEKSISKALDTIAKELDKLSKLAKLWKK is encoded by the coding sequence ATGAGGAAATTCTGGTTTGCACTTTTACTTTTGGTAATTTCTACGAGTCTTATGGCGACGACTCTGAATGTTCTCATGGAAGATGTTCCTGAAACCCATATCATTAAGAAATTGCTTCCTGAATTTGAAGCAAGCACCGGTATTAAAGTCAATTTTGAAATCGTTCAGTACGGTGATATGCACGCTAAACTTGTTCCTCAACTTTTAAGCCCAAATTGTCAGTACGACCTTTTACAGGTTGACAATTATTGGGCTGGAGAATTTAGCGCAGCTGGTTGGCTCGAACCGCTTGAAAAATATGTTGAAAGAGATGGGTTCGATATATCCGTCTATTTACCTTCGATGCTAAACATGGTAGGGTATTACAACGGAACTCTGTACATGATTCCTATGTATAACTATGCCATGGGCCTAATTTACAGGAAAGATGTACTGGAAGATCCAGAAATACAGAATATGTACAGACGGAAATATGGAAAAGAAATTGCCATTCCCAGATCTCTTGATGAATATGTAGAACTCTGCAAATTTATTCAAGAAAACACCAATCTATACGGTTCCGCAATGCAGGCACAGCGCGGTGATCCAATCGTTATGGAGTGGTCTAACTATCTCTTTTCATCAGGTGGAGACTATTACGATGAAAAGTGGCATTCGATAATTAATAATGAAAAAGGAATTAAAGCCACACAACTCTACATCGACCTTTTAAAACATGGTGCTCCTAAAGGCGCTCTCTCTTTTAACCTTGATGATGCATATAGGATAATGTCACAAGGAAAGGCCTTCAGTATGATTTCCTACAACTGGATGGTAGCCCAGCTTAATGATCCTGAAAAATCCAGAATCGCAGGAAAAGTTGCCCTTGAACCAATGCCAGGTGGTGTTGGACTCAATGGGGGATGGGGTTGGGCTATTCCTAGGAATGCTCCTGACAAGGAAGCTTCCTGGAAATTTATTAAATGGGTTGAATCATTCAAAGTAGCAAAACAAAGAGCTTTATTAGGAGGAGCTCCCACAAGATTTGATATATTCACCGACGAAGATGTTGTGAAAGCTTTCCCGTATTATCCAAAAATCATGTGGCTTGTTATGACTGCCAAACCTGTTCCCGAATTCCAATACTCTTCTCAAATGATCGAAATTACAGGAAGAGAACTTTCACTTGCTGCTACTGGAGAAAAGAGTATTTCAAAAGCACTCGACACGATTGCAAAAGAGCTTGATAAACTTTCCAAGCTTGCAAAACTCTGGAAAAAATAA
- a CDS encoding carbohydrate ABC transporter permease, with the protein MISKYMKNEKLTGWIFATPSLIVLGAVIAVPLIYSFIVSFSDYTFVSPFFNFVGFQNYLAAFQDSYFWNSLKVTLKFVVLVVSMEFAIGFVIALMLNREIRLKKLYYTILTLPMVMSPVAVGLIWKMLLHPDLGVINYFITSLGLKPVNWLANSTNAFWTLIMVDIWQQVSFMILLLLAGLVSLPKEPYEAATIDGANETQKFLYITLPLMKPVIAAAITIRIILAFRTYDLVYVLTKGGPGVKTEVLSYFIYRKTFMGLNLSEASATSYILLLVVMVIVILAFRFILKSQNIGEQQ; encoded by the coding sequence ATGATCAGTAAATACATGAAGAATGAAAAACTAACAGGATGGATATTTGCGACCCCTTCTTTAATTGTTTTGGGGGCGGTTATAGCCGTCCCCCTTATTTACTCATTCATAGTGAGCTTTTCTGATTATACTTTTGTTAGTCCTTTCTTTAATTTTGTGGGATTCCAAAATTATCTTGCCGCTTTTCAAGATAGTTATTTTTGGAATTCTTTAAAGGTAACTCTAAAGTTCGTGGTACTTGTTGTATCAATGGAATTTGCTATCGGATTTGTGATAGCACTGATGTTGAATAGAGAAATTAGATTAAAAAAGCTATATTATACAATTTTGACACTCCCAATGGTTATGAGTCCAGTTGCAGTAGGTTTGATATGGAAAATGTTATTACACCCAGATCTTGGAGTCATAAACTATTTTATAACTTCTCTCGGCTTGAAGCCTGTAAATTGGCTAGCTAATAGTACAAATGCCTTCTGGACATTAATCATGGTTGACATATGGCAACAGGTTTCTTTTATGATTCTCTTGCTTCTCGCTGGACTTGTTTCATTGCCAAAAGAACCTTACGAAGCTGCAACTATAGACGGAGCAAATGAAACACAAAAATTTCTTTATATAACTCTTCCACTAATGAAACCAGTCATTGCAGCTGCGATTACTATTAGAATAATACTAGCCTTTAGAACATATGACCTTGTTTATGTTCTTACAAAAGGAGGTCCAGGAGTCAAAACCGAGGTATTAAGTTACTTTATTTATCGAAAAACCTTCATGGGACTAAATTTATCTGAGGCTTCGGCTACTTCATATATTCTACTTTTAGTAGTCATGGTTATAGTAATATTAGCCTTTCGATTTATTCTTAAGAGTCAAAATATCGGTGAACAACAATAA
- a CDS encoding inositol monophosphatase family protein: MNIKTMIKAAEAAGKLALKYFRSDFLKYETKSSSADLVTEIDIASQNEILDVLSKNCPGIPIITEEKNPQTYPEKYFLVDPLDGTLNYFHGIPLFCVSIALIDKGYPVLGVVHVPTFSETFTAEKSKGAYLNSKRIQVSNKLRLEDALCVTGWPYNKKLHNWTQNAVRKMLEVTQEVRILGSAALELCYIAAGNLDIYFEIGLSPWDIAAGYLIASEAGATVSSISVDGFELNLGEILATSPAIYADTLKILRKSSE; this comes from the coding sequence ATGAATATAAAAACCATGATTAAGGCTGCAGAAGCAGCGGGTAAATTAGCATTAAAGTACTTCAGAAGTGATTTTCTAAAGTACGAAACAAAATCTTCCAGTGCTGATCTAGTTACCGAAATTGACATTGCTTCTCAGAATGAAATTTTAGATGTGCTAAGCAAAAATTGTCCTGGCATACCAATAATTACAGAAGAAAAGAACCCACAAACTTATCCTGAGAAGTATTTTCTTGTAGACCCACTTGATGGAACCTTGAACTATTTTCATGGTATTCCTCTTTTCTGTGTTTCAATTGCTCTCATAGACAAGGGGTATCCGGTTTTAGGAGTTGTTCATGTGCCAACATTTTCGGAAACATTCACCGCCGAAAAAAGTAAAGGAGCTTATTTGAATTCAAAACGCATTCAGGTATCAAATAAACTCAGATTAGAGGATGCACTATGTGTAACGGGTTGGCCATACAATAAAAAACTGCACAATTGGACACAAAACGCTGTTAGAAAGATGCTCGAAGTAACTCAAGAAGTAAGAATATTAGGCTCCGCTGCTTTAGAACTCTGTTATATTGCCGCAGGCAATCTTGATATATATTTTGAAATTGGGCTTTCGCCCTGGGACATCGCTGCTGGTTATTTGATAGCGTCAGAAGCTGGTGCAACTGTTTCTTCTATATCGGTAGATGGTTTTGAATTGAATCTTGGGGAAATACTTGCAACCTCACCTGCTATTTATGCTGATACATTAAAGATACTAAGGAAATCATCTGAATAA
- a CDS encoding glycerol-3-phosphate responsive antiterminator: protein MLKGIIAALWERTIPPERVPNDTIFFLNGGLLELPERVKRFKESGKRIYVDIDFISGLNSDHDSVQYLKEIGVDGVITAKVRTYKIALSLGIPGLLRFFALDSRAVDRGLEQILHNDVRAVEILPGLAACKVSKKLRGLLPNVNIVAAGLIDNVEELKMIKPYVDAISTSNKELWYQSW from the coding sequence ATGCTGAAGGGTATAATTGCTGCATTATGGGAAAGAACCATTCCACCTGAAAGGGTTCCTAACGATACCATATTTTTCTTGAATGGTGGGCTTCTGGAGCTTCCCGAAAGGGTGAAAAGATTTAAGGAAAGCGGGAAACGTATTTATGTTGATATAGACTTCATCTCGGGTTTAAACAGCGACCATGACAGCGTCCAATACCTTAAAGAAATAGGTGTTGACGGTGTGATCACCGCTAAGGTCAGAACCTATAAAATTGCTTTATCCCTGGGAATACCGGGTTTGTTGCGTTTCTTCGCCCTGGATTCACGCGCAGTAGATAGAGGCCTGGAGCAGATACTCCACAACGATGTTAGAGCTGTTGAGATACTGCCCGGGCTGGCAGCCTGCAAGGTATCAAAAAAGCTCAGGGGATTGCTTCCAAATGTCAATATAGTTGCAGCGGGACTGATCGATAATGTTGAAGAATTGAAAATGATAAAACCCTATGTAGATGCTATTTCCACAAGCAATAAAGAACTATGGTATCAAAGCTGGTAA